A single genomic interval of Chitinophaga sp. 180180018-3 harbors:
- a CDS encoding GLPGLI family protein, with protein sequence MMKRIVFILITLMGSCAAYAQQATFIKSGRITFERKINTFATMRIFLGETRTMTEEQLNTFMQQYRSSSPQFWADSFNLYFDPMHSLYEPANSNIEYSKTFPVPVAYKNSIYSNFETNEVNTEKQAFEKSYFVKDSTKKIRWKLTDETREIAGYECRRANALFFDSIYVVAFYTDEIPTQGGPESFNGLPGMILGVAIPHEHITIFAQSVTGMDTAPAKWKIPLPGKGAPVTNKEFNALTAKMLKQFGLTSPWVQFFMDL encoded by the coding sequence ATGATGAAACGAATAGTTTTTATATTGATCACGCTGATGGGTAGTTGTGCTGCTTATGCGCAACAGGCAACGTTTATAAAAAGCGGCAGGATTACTTTTGAAAGGAAGATAAATACCTTCGCAACGATGCGGATATTTTTAGGTGAAACCAGAACAATGACGGAGGAGCAGTTAAATACTTTTATGCAGCAATACAGGAGCTCGTCGCCTCAATTCTGGGCGGATAGCTTTAACCTGTACTTCGATCCTATGCATAGCCTCTATGAGCCTGCGAATTCCAATATTGAGTACTCGAAAACATTTCCTGTTCCGGTAGCATATAAGAACAGCATATACAGCAATTTCGAAACAAATGAAGTGAATACAGAGAAGCAGGCTTTCGAGAAATCCTATTTTGTTAAAGATTCCACAAAAAAAATCCGCTGGAAGCTGACAGATGAAACCAGGGAAATTGCCGGGTATGAATGTCGTCGCGCTAATGCATTGTTCTTTGATTCTATTTATGTAGTAGCTTTTTATACAGACGAAATCCCAACCCAGGGCGGGCCGGAGTCGTTCAACGGGCTACCGGGTATGATACTGGGCGTGGCCATTCCTCATGAGCACATCACCATCTTCGCCCAAAGCGTTACAGGTATGGATACTGCTCCCGCGAAGTGGAAGATCCCGCTTCCCGGCAAGGGGGCTCCTGTCACCAATAAGGAGTTCAATGCCCTCACTGCAAAAATGCTGAAGCAGTTTGGGCTGACATCTCCCTGGGTACAGTTTTTCATGGATCTGTAG
- a CDS encoding IlvD/Edd family dehydratase — protein sequence MEHSVLRSSRWFGRQGKDGFIYRAWMKNQGRPAHLFQNRPVIGICNTWSELTPCNGHFRELAVAVKNGIYEAGGFPVEFPVMSLGETLMKPTAMLYRNLVSMDVEESIRANPVDGVVLLCGCDKTTPALVMGACSVDLPAIVVSGGPMLTGRHRGVEIGTSDIWRFSELHRAGRMSQEELMAAEAGMCRSAGHCAVMGTASTMAAMVESLGLSLPGNAAIPAADAGRKTLAHLSGMHIVEMVKTQRTLSSILTKQAFENAIMVNTAIGGSTNFIIHLMAIAGRIGVTLSLDDFERVSAGIPLIANLQPSGKYFMEDLYYAGGLPAVMKELDHLLNRNTMTVNGCTIAQNYREAACYNRDVITTVKEPFNALSGILVLKGNLCKDGAVIKPSAASDRLMQHTGKAVVFENIEDYKARIDDPALEVDENSVLVLKNVGPKGYPGMPEVGNMGIPRKLLEKGVTDMVRISDGRMSGTGFGTVVLHVSPEAAIGGLLGLVRNGDLITLDVAGRSLHVHLSEIEIAQRRTRQEVTQPANGRGYTYLYQQHVEQAHLGADFDFLKGMSGSEVARDSH from the coding sequence ATGGAACATTCAGTATTAAGAAGCAGCCGTTGGTTCGGGCGGCAGGGGAAGGATGGGTTTATTTACCGTGCCTGGATGAAGAATCAGGGCCGTCCGGCTCATCTTTTTCAAAACAGGCCCGTAATAGGCATCTGCAATACCTGGTCGGAATTAACGCCTTGTAATGGCCATTTCCGGGAATTGGCAGTTGCAGTAAAAAATGGTATTTATGAAGCAGGCGGCTTTCCGGTAGAATTCCCGGTAATGTCGCTGGGCGAAACGTTGATGAAGCCTACTGCCATGCTATATCGTAACCTGGTAAGTATGGACGTGGAAGAATCCATCCGGGCCAATCCGGTGGATGGCGTAGTGCTGTTGTGCGGTTGTGATAAAACCACACCGGCATTGGTAATGGGCGCCTGTAGTGTGGATCTGCCTGCAATCGTAGTATCGGGCGGACCTATGCTTACCGGCCGCCACAGAGGCGTGGAAATCGGCACCTCCGATATCTGGCGTTTCAGTGAGCTGCACAGGGCAGGAAGGATGTCGCAGGAAGAGCTCATGGCTGCTGAAGCCGGTATGTGTCGTAGTGCCGGGCATTGCGCGGTGATGGGAACGGCTTCCACAATGGCCGCCATGGTAGAGTCATTGGGCTTGTCGCTCCCCGGCAATGCAGCCATCCCCGCCGCAGATGCGGGAAGGAAAACACTGGCGCATCTTTCTGGTATGCATATCGTTGAAATGGTAAAAACACAGCGCACGTTATCTTCCATACTTACCAAACAGGCATTTGAAAATGCTATTATGGTTAATACAGCTATTGGCGGCTCTACGAATTTTATCATTCACCTGATGGCTATTGCCGGCCGTATTGGTGTAACGCTGTCGCTCGACGATTTCGAAAGAGTCAGCGCCGGTATCCCACTGATCGCGAATTTGCAGCCTTCCGGAAAATATTTTATGGAAGATCTGTATTATGCAGGCGGACTGCCGGCGGTGATGAAAGAGCTGGATCATTTGCTGAACAGGAATACTATGACTGTGAATGGATGTACAATTGCACAGAACTATCGGGAGGCAGCCTGTTACAACCGGGATGTGATAACAACCGTAAAAGAGCCGTTCAACGCGCTTTCCGGCATATTAGTATTGAAGGGTAACTTATGTAAAGATGGTGCGGTGATCAAGCCATCTGCTGCCAGTGACCGGCTTATGCAGCATACCGGCAAAGCGGTAGTATTTGAAAATATCGAAGATTACAAAGCCCGTATTGATGATCCTGCCCTGGAGGTAGATGAGAACAGTGTGCTGGTGCTGAAAAACGTAGGGCCCAAAGGATATCCCGGCATGCCGGAAGTGGGTAATATGGGCATTCCCCGGAAGCTGCTGGAAAAAGGGGTAACAGATATGGTGCGTATTTCTGATGGCAGGATGAGCGGAACCGGCTTTGGTACAGTAGTGCTGCATGTATCGCCCGAAGCCGCCATAGGCGGATTATTGGGATTAGTGAGAAACGGGGATCTGATTACGCTGGATGTAGCCGGAAGATCCCTGCATGTGCATTTGTCGGAAATAGAAATCGCTCAACGCAGGACGCGGCAGGAAGTCACACAACCGGCTAACGGAAGGGGATATACGTATTTGTATCAGCAACACGTGGAGCAAGCTCATTTGGGGGCCGATTTTGACTTTCTGAAAGGTATGTCGGGTAGTGAAGTGGCCCGCGATTCGCATTAG
- a CDS encoding transglutaminase domain-containing protein, giving the protein MKCIFLYILALVVLNSCSPRDNTTDRKLAAALDYAGMNAVELKKVIGHYSQSAGDSLKLAAARFLIENMPGKGYQKYSSVTDCGIFNQELFVGDTIGIDSINALKRKIEDSLNCGTIRFDNPVFLADSRTISAKQLIEDIEYAFRAWQMPWARSLTFEQFKEYILPHRVQNEPLQNWRKHFWENSGWIFEKAGHTTDRIKIAAVVNDSLGRYYHYIHDAINYFPGTFTVRELRATRGGRCEDLNMLLGYWLRAIGIPVANEFTSYWANGNFGGHTWLSVLDTTGKFVPMNAVYDSPVRDSLPFKSARLAKAYRYTYKTDGSSFPNDGRSFQVYYDITREYLPVIDYAFKVPASTPDEIFLGVLNGKYWKPLRMKVTKKNDTVIFSNIAAGALYAPIIVLGGNDSKTRTVGTPFLVTENSGVQYINENKQTIINVSLDISRMSGGLYHKKCQLVYWDNIGQSWIPVGPVQTLMDDPAKLQKEKVKKLFTFSGIPAYGIYRVINTEITQHDKSYGRPFLYNREMQAYADY; this is encoded by the coding sequence ATGAAGTGTATATTTCTTTATATATTGGCACTCGTTGTTTTGAATTCCTGCAGCCCCAGGGACAACACCACCGATCGTAAATTAGCAGCAGCGCTTGACTATGCAGGTATGAATGCTGTGGAGTTAAAGAAGGTGATCGGGCACTATTCCCAATCAGCGGGAGATTCACTGAAGCTGGCCGCTGCCCGCTTCCTGATTGAGAATATGCCGGGTAAGGGATATCAGAAGTATTCGTCTGTAACAGATTGTGGTATATTTAATCAGGAGTTGTTTGTGGGAGATACCATTGGCATCGATAGTATCAATGCGCTCAAACGGAAAATAGAAGATTCCCTTAATTGTGGTACGATCAGGTTTGATAACCCGGTTTTCCTGGCGGATAGCAGAACTATCAGTGCTAAGCAACTGATCGAGGATATTGAATACGCTTTCAGGGCATGGCAGATGCCCTGGGCCCGTTCCCTGACTTTCGAACAGTTCAAAGAGTACATTTTGCCGCACAGGGTGCAGAACGAACCGCTTCAGAACTGGAGGAAACACTTCTGGGAGAATAGCGGATGGATCTTCGAAAAGGCGGGGCATACGACCGACAGGATAAAGATTGCAGCGGTAGTGAATGATAGCCTGGGCCGATATTATCACTATATTCATGATGCTATCAATTATTTCCCCGGTACATTTACCGTCAGAGAACTGAGAGCAACACGCGGGGGCCGCTGTGAAGATCTGAATATGTTATTGGGCTACTGGCTGAGGGCCATCGGAATTCCTGTGGCTAACGAATTTACGTCGTATTGGGCCAACGGTAATTTTGGCGGCCATACCTGGCTAAGCGTCCTGGATACCACCGGAAAATTTGTTCCGATGAATGCGGTATATGACAGCCCGGTAAGAGATTCATTGCCCTTTAAAAGTGCACGCCTCGCAAAAGCTTATCGCTACACCTATAAAACAGATGGTAGCTCTTTTCCTAACGACGGCCGCAGTTTTCAGGTTTATTACGATATAACGCGGGAGTATTTACCGGTCATAGATTATGCTTTTAAAGTACCTGCATCCACACCCGATGAAATATTCCTCGGCGTACTGAATGGCAAATACTGGAAACCACTCCGGATGAAAGTGACAAAGAAAAACGATACGGTCATTTTTTCAAATATAGCTGCAGGAGCGCTCTATGCACCCATCATTGTGTTAGGAGGTAACGATAGTAAAACCCGGACTGTGGGAACTCCTTTCCTGGTAACTGAAAATAGCGGTGTGCAATATATCAATGAAAATAAACAGACGATTATCAATGTATCACTGGATATATCCCGGATGTCGGGAGGTTTGTACCACAAAAAATGCCAACTGGTTTATTGGGATAATATCGGGCAGTCCTGGATTCCCGTAGGACCGGTGCAAACGTTGATGGACGATCCGGCGAAGTTACAGAAGGAGAAAGTAAAGAAACTCTTTACTTTTTCAGGCATACCCGCTTATGGAATTTATCGTGTGATCAATACTGAGATCACGCAACATGATAAGTCGTACGGAAGGCCATTTCTTTATAACAGGGAAATGCAGGCCTATGCTGATTATTGA
- a CDS encoding DUF4221 family protein yields the protein MDRIIAAAILLALLASCTQKKNVVELQNQMKGKMKATAKLMNTGEKKFPLDSISAPRIRYVQILDDGNNNKSLTFLNTYANAIYVYDYNTLGLKKIVKFSKKDKEGINVPLGYYIKNFDSIYIYNKTNNELALINDSGRVVSRISLINKQSFHDLSWIYRYPQYYPSTTAPVVGAGQQLIFPGQYMLSLPDSIAGRFRFEAHVDLNNDSVRFFRQYPPALYGNNIFWENEGLFTNVYSDVAPDNKMIYSFPVSHDVFVADNDKEGYTSIYGGSNEAGAITSFEKKMPSEELQLRVCKTDLYAAIRYDRYRKVYYRFLRKAMPEATYTSAFKDKPLSVVMFDEHFKYMGETIIGTCDNFNWENAFVTEEGLNIEYIDKKDLSESHLYLKIFKPANL from the coding sequence ATGGATAGAATTATTGCTGCCGCTATTCTGCTTGCTTTACTTGCTTCCTGTACACAAAAAAAGAATGTGGTGGAATTGCAAAATCAGATGAAAGGCAAAATGAAGGCAACTGCCAAGCTAATGAATACGGGAGAAAAGAAGTTCCCGTTAGACAGTATAAGCGCTCCCAGGATACGGTATGTCCAGATATTGGACGATGGAAATAACAACAAAAGCCTGACCTTTCTGAATACGTACGCCAACGCAATATATGTTTATGACTACAATACCTTGGGACTGAAGAAAATAGTTAAATTCAGCAAGAAGGATAAAGAAGGCATTAACGTACCATTAGGCTACTATATAAAGAATTTCGATTCTATTTACATCTACAATAAAACAAACAATGAACTGGCACTGATAAATGATTCAGGCAGGGTGGTGTCGCGGATTTCATTGATAAATAAACAATCATTTCACGATTTGTCCTGGATCTATCGATATCCTCAGTACTATCCGTCAACAACGGCCCCGGTAGTGGGGGCGGGCCAGCAATTGATTTTTCCGGGGCAATACATGCTTTCCCTTCCGGACAGCATAGCAGGCAGATTCAGATTTGAAGCACATGTTGATCTGAACAACGACAGTGTCAGGTTCTTCCGCCAGTATCCGCCGGCACTTTACGGGAACAATATTTTTTGGGAAAATGAAGGGCTGTTCACTAATGTTTATAGCGATGTAGCGCCTGATAATAAAATGATATACAGCTTCCCTGTTTCACATGATGTGTTTGTGGCAGATAACGATAAAGAAGGATATACCAGCATATATGGTGGCAGTAATGAAGCCGGCGCTATTACTTCTTTTGAAAAGAAGATGCCTTCGGAAGAATTACAGCTGCGGGTTTGCAAAACTGATTTGTACGCAGCGATCAGGTACGATCGTTACCGGAAAGTATATTATAGATTTCTCAGAAAGGCAATGCCTGAAGCTACCTATACCAGCGCTTTTAAAGATAAACCCTTGTCTGTTGTAATGTTTGATGAGCATTTTAAATACATGGGAGAAACTATTATTGGTACCTGCGATAACTTTAACTGGGAGAACGCTTTTGTTACGGAAGAAGGATTAAACATAGAGTATATAGATAAGAAAGATCTGTCGGAATCTCACCTGTATTTGAAAATTTTTAAACCAGCAAACCTTTGA
- a CDS encoding TonB-dependent receptor gives MMNKILGLVLVTLSLCYNINAQNSTIQGRVVDSSLNSPLRNASVVLLQARDSFIVKSRRTDKDGAFDFRHLPDTGAYILFFSYPKYASYSHRINLRDAKNGLIDMNMISLIQKGKLLHEVIVKSQVAAIKINGDTTEYKADSFKVQPNATVEELLRQLPGLQVDQFGNITAQGQKVKKVLVDGEEFFSDDPTLVTRNLRADMIDKVQVYDKKSDAAAFTGIEDGVKDKTINLKIKEDKNHGIFGKVDAGVGTDQRYNAQGMINFFKGKRKMAAYATTSNIGRTGLGSADKGKMGDDDQDNGNYSGKGLPQVNSGGLHYDKKWNADKESLNGNYKFNIMNVEGDETTNSQNNLPSGVILSNSNSNFKNNNTRNQANAKYIHKFDTTSTFTIYADGSLSNSKNLHNSITENKRGDSSLIYNNQASSSNDYDLKSYNLNLSWEKKLKKYGRTISFYFNNNFSNDAANGESISNSSFYKTSGSQDSTALLHLRKKMKDDWRTLNLNAIYTEPLSGKLSLLINYALYNESAHDDKRSYNLVNSPGEKVIDTAFSTRMNSSVWSNQGGLALNYSSKKMILKVGNNVKFVQMTSDNIYTLLHLKKQFVNLNPNANFNYKFSNYEGLNFGYNGNNDNPQRWQMIPFNYNNSQLSVFVPNTDLKSSFTHNFTGSYYATRIVSQLYFGGNAGYTLVSSPLTQAVTVDPSGAYAYRYINMNGYTNSSYYLNTYYSRKIQQLDLQAGGGLSLNGGKSFSPINNAVNELNYNTYTLTVELFKNKQRQYSMYLVGTGAYTKNKSSLQPDSRNSYFSYTVNPSIDIYFLKKFQLHTDANCLWQQKTQTFSDNFSRVLWNAWIGRNFFKKDQLTVKLSCNDILNQNNGYARTATNTFFSENRYTTIRRFFMVGATWNFSKFNSIK, from the coding sequence ATGATGAATAAGATCCTGGGATTGGTACTGGTGACACTCTCGCTCTGTTATAACATAAACGCTCAGAATAGTACTATCCAAGGAAGGGTGGTCGACAGCAGCCTTAATTCACCCCTCCGTAACGCATCCGTAGTACTGTTACAAGCGAGGGACTCATTCATTGTCAAAAGTCGGCGTACTGATAAAGACGGTGCATTCGACTTTCGCCATCTTCCGGATACCGGCGCTTATATCCTCTTCTTTTCTTATCCCAAATATGCCAGCTATTCGCATCGCATAAACCTGCGGGACGCCAAAAATGGCCTAATAGACATGAATATGATAAGCCTTATCCAGAAAGGAAAACTATTGCACGAAGTAATCGTTAAATCCCAGGTAGCTGCTATAAAAATCAATGGTGATACAACGGAATACAAGGCCGATAGCTTTAAGGTACAGCCCAATGCCACTGTAGAAGAGCTGCTCAGGCAACTACCAGGCTTACAGGTAGATCAATTTGGAAACATCACGGCACAGGGACAAAAAGTAAAGAAGGTACTGGTAGACGGAGAAGAATTTTTCAGTGATGATCCCACACTGGTGACCCGGAACCTCAGAGCGGATATGATAGACAAAGTACAGGTCTACGATAAGAAATCAGACGCCGCTGCCTTTACAGGTATCGAAGACGGCGTGAAAGATAAAACTATTAACCTGAAGATCAAGGAAGACAAGAACCATGGCATTTTCGGGAAAGTGGATGCCGGCGTCGGAACAGATCAGCGGTACAATGCCCAGGGGATGATCAACTTCTTCAAAGGCAAAAGAAAAATGGCTGCTTATGCTACCACCAGCAACATTGGCAGAACCGGCCTGGGATCTGCCGACAAGGGCAAGATGGGAGACGATGATCAGGATAACGGGAATTACTCCGGCAAAGGATTGCCCCAGGTTAATTCCGGTGGATTACATTATGATAAGAAATGGAATGCTGATAAAGAATCCCTGAACGGCAACTATAAATTCAATATCATGAATGTGGAGGGTGATGAAACTACCAACTCTCAGAACAATTTACCTTCCGGCGTTATTTTAAGTAATTCCAACAGCAATTTTAAAAACAACAATACCCGCAACCAGGCGAATGCAAAGTATATCCATAAGTTTGATACTACTTCCACCTTCACGATTTATGCCGATGGATCTCTCAGTAATAGTAAAAACCTGCATAACAGTATTACAGAGAATAAACGGGGTGATTCCAGCCTGATATACAATAATCAGGCTTCCAGCTCCAATGATTACGACCTGAAAAGTTACAACCTGAACCTATCATGGGAGAAGAAGTTGAAGAAATATGGCAGAACGATTTCTTTCTACTTCAATAATAATTTCTCGAATGATGCGGCTAATGGAGAAAGTATTTCCAACAGTAGTTTTTATAAAACCTCGGGCAGTCAGGACAGTACCGCGTTATTACATTTACGTAAGAAGATGAAAGACGACTGGCGCACGCTGAACCTCAATGCCATCTATACAGAACCTCTTTCCGGCAAATTATCACTGCTGATAAATTATGCGTTGTACAATGAAAGTGCACACGACGATAAACGCTCTTATAACCTCGTGAACAGCCCCGGTGAGAAGGTAATAGACACGGCTTTCAGTACCAGGATGAATTCTTCTGTCTGGAGTAACCAGGGAGGGCTCGCATTGAATTATTCTTCGAAAAAGATGATCCTGAAAGTGGGTAATAATGTGAAGTTTGTTCAGATGACCAGTGATAATATCTACACGCTATTACATCTGAAAAAACAATTTGTTAACCTGAACCCTAATGCTAATTTCAACTACAAGTTCAGTAACTACGAAGGATTGAACTTTGGATATAACGGTAACAACGATAATCCGCAGCGTTGGCAGATGATTCCATTTAATTATAATAACAGCCAGTTGTCGGTGTTTGTACCCAATACAGATCTGAAAAGCAGCTTCACCCATAATTTTACTGGTAGTTATTACGCCACCAGGATAGTTTCGCAGCTTTACTTTGGCGGAAATGCCGGCTATACGCTTGTATCCAGCCCTCTCACACAGGCAGTAACCGTGGATCCTTCAGGCGCTTATGCCTATCGTTATATTAACATGAACGGGTATACGAATAGCTCCTATTACCTGAATACTTATTATTCAAGGAAAATACAGCAGCTCGACTTACAGGCAGGAGGGGGCCTGAGTCTGAATGGCGGGAAATCTTTCAGTCCTATTAATAATGCGGTGAACGAACTGAACTATAACACTTACACGCTTACCGTGGAGTTGTTTAAAAACAAACAGCGCCAATACAGTATGTACCTGGTTGGAACCGGAGCATATACGAAAAATAAGTCGTCGTTACAGCCCGATTCGCGTAACAGCTATTTCTCCTATACCGTCAACCCGTCTATAGACATTTACTTCCTGAAGAAATTTCAGCTGCATACCGATGCAAACTGTCTTTGGCAACAGAAAACACAAACGTTCAGCGACAATTTCAGCAGGGTACTCTGGAATGCCTGGATAGGGCGTAACTTCTTCAAAAAGGATCAGCTGACGGTGAAGCTCTCCTGCAATGATATCCTGAATCAGAATAACGGGTACGCCCGTACGGCAACTAACACATTTTTCTCTGAGAACAGGTACACTACCATCCGGCGTTTTTTCATGGTAGGGGCCACCTGGAATTTTTCAAAGTTTAACAGTATTAAGTAG
- a CDS encoding sodium/sugar symporter — MDTLSQYDYVVFLIYFIVVSLYGWWVYKRRSPAVIGVNDYFLAEGSLTWWAIGASLIASNISAEQFIGMSGSGFKIGLAIASYEWMSALTLIIVAVFFIPVYLKNKIYTMPQFLRSRYNETVSMIMAVFWLLLYIVVNLTSILYLGALAINSISGINLHACMGGLAIFAVVIALGGMKVIGYTDVMQVFFLVLGGLATTYLALNLVAEHYGSAGLLQGFIKMKENAGDHFHMILSKGHPGYADLPGLSVLIGGLWIANLNYWGCNQYITQRALGADLPTARNGILFAAFLKLLMPLIVVLPGIAAFVLYQGADFKTLMTTNGEVNPDRAYPVLLNILPTGLKGLSFAALTAAVVASLAGKINSIATIFTLDIYKKVIRPDASERELVFTGKMTVLAGTLIAVIIAPHMGIDKKGGFQYIQEYTGFVSPGIFAMFILGFFWKKTTAKAALFATIGGFILSVLFKFLPAFANLSFLSRAGLAVMNEKGIWEIPFMDRMGIVFILCIIVMYFISIYGKKDATQIKSMDVDKRMFVATPGFIAGAMIICGILIALYSVFW; from the coding sequence ATGGATACACTTTCGCAGTACGACTACGTTGTTTTTCTGATCTATTTTATTGTAGTATCGCTGTATGGCTGGTGGGTATACAAACGAAGAAGCCCGGCAGTCATCGGTGTAAACGATTATTTCCTCGCCGAAGGGTCTCTTACCTGGTGGGCCATCGGAGCTTCATTGATCGCTTCCAATATCTCTGCCGAACAGTTCATAGGCATGAGCGGATCAGGATTTAAGATTGGTCTGGCCATTGCCAGCTATGAATGGATGTCGGCCCTGACACTGATCATAGTCGCAGTTTTTTTTATTCCTGTCTACCTGAAAAATAAAATATATACAATGCCACAGTTCCTGCGTAGCAGGTATAATGAAACGGTGAGCATGATCATGGCAGTATTCTGGTTGTTATTGTATATAGTAGTAAATCTGACTTCTATTCTATACCTGGGAGCACTGGCTATTAATAGTATTTCCGGTATAAATCTGCATGCCTGTATGGGCGGGCTTGCAATATTTGCGGTAGTGATTGCCCTGGGCGGCATGAAAGTAATCGGATACACCGATGTAATGCAGGTGTTTTTTTTAGTACTGGGAGGACTTGCTACCACTTATCTGGCACTGAATCTCGTAGCTGAGCATTATGGCTCAGCAGGATTGTTACAAGGTTTTATAAAGATGAAAGAAAACGCCGGTGATCACTTTCATATGATCTTATCGAAAGGTCATCCCGGCTATGCTGATCTCCCCGGCCTGAGCGTGCTCATAGGCGGTTTATGGATTGCTAACCTCAACTACTGGGGATGTAATCAATATATCACCCAGCGTGCATTGGGCGCCGATTTGCCTACGGCCCGCAATGGAATTTTATTTGCCGCCTTTCTGAAATTGTTGATGCCATTGATTGTAGTGTTGCCTGGTATTGCCGCTTTTGTTTTGTATCAGGGCGCGGATTTTAAAACGCTGATGACAACAAACGGAGAAGTTAACCCCGATCGGGCATATCCGGTATTACTGAATATATTGCCCACCGGATTAAAAGGATTGTCATTCGCCGCGCTGACTGCTGCGGTGGTGGCTTCGCTGGCGGGAAAAATCAACAGTATCGCTACCATCTTTACCCTGGATATTTACAAAAAGGTGATAAGACCCGACGCCTCAGAACGTGAACTGGTATTTACGGGAAAGATGACAGTACTCGCCGGTACACTCATCGCGGTGATCATCGCTCCGCATATGGGCATCGACAAAAAAGGCGGTTTTCAATATATACAGGAGTATACAGGTTTCGTATCGCCCGGCATTTTTGCCATGTTTATATTAGGATTCTTCTGGAAAAAGACAACTGCCAAAGCTGCCCTGTTCGCTACTATTGGAGGGTTTATCCTGTCCGTATTGTTTAAGTTCCTGCCGGCATTTGCAAATCTTTCCTTTCTCTCCCGGGCAGGATTGGCGGTGATGAATGAGAAAGGTATCTGGGAAATTCCTTTCATGGACAGGATGGGTATTGTATTTATACTTTGCATAATAGTCATGTATTTTATCAGTATATATGGAAAGAAAGATGCGACACAGATAAAAAGTATGGACGTGGATAAGCGCATGTTCGTCGCTACTCCCGGATTCATTGCTGGTGCAATGATTATTTGCGGGATATTAATTGCATTATACTCGGTTTTCTGGTAG